A portion of the Osmerus mordax isolate fOsmMor3 chromosome 22, fOsmMor3.pri, whole genome shotgun sequence genome contains these proteins:
- the pcnp gene encoding PEST proteolytic signal-containing nuclear protein isoform X1 encodes MAEYKHNTKTFPDDGAGPEEEGGRVKTKPVSSSTGGGGVGGGKRSAQDDAPSPGRSSTDQPAPPKVAKIGFGLISQPVKKPNPISIKLGASKPKEPVPTLPAKKPLSSVFNEDDDSEPEEMPPEAKMRMKNIGRETPTSAGPNSFNKGKQGFSDHQKLWERKLKTQSDHQS; translated from the exons ATGGCGGAATATAAGCACAACACTAAGACGTTCCCCGACGATGGAG CAGGgcccgaggaggagggaggcagagtgaaAACTAAGCCTGTCTCTTCCagcactggaggaggaggggtgggtggagggaagcGATCAGCCCAGGATGATGCTCCGAGTCCTGGGAGGTCGTCCACAGACCAGCCGGCGCCACCAAAAGTCGCCAAGATCGGCTTTGGCCTGATAAGCCAGCCGGTCAAGAAGCCTAACCCTATCTCCATTAAGCTTGGTGCCAGT AAACCCAAAGAACCTGTGCCCACACTTCCAGCTAAgaaaccactgtcttcagtCTTCAACGAGGATGATGAT AGTGAGCCAGAGGAGATGCCACCAGAGGCGAAAATGAGGATGAAGAACATCGGCAG AGAAACCCCCACCTCTGCAGGTCCTAACTCCTTCAACAAGGGGAAACAGGGCTTCTCCGACCACCAGAAGCTCTGGGAGAGAAAGCTGAAGACCCAGTCCGACCACCAATCCTAG
- the pcnp gene encoding PEST proteolytic signal-containing nuclear protein isoform X2: MAEYKHNTKTFPDDGGPEEEGGRVKTKPVSSSTGGGGVGGGKRSAQDDAPSPGRSSTDQPAPPKVAKIGFGLISQPVKKPNPISIKLGASKPKEPVPTLPAKKPLSSVFNEDDDSEPEEMPPEAKMRMKNIGRETPTSAGPNSFNKGKQGFSDHQKLWERKLKTQSDHQS; encoded by the exons ATGGCGGAATATAAGCACAACACTAAGACGTTCCCCGACGATGGAG GgcccgaggaggagggaggcagagtgaaAACTAAGCCTGTCTCTTCCagcactggaggaggaggggtgggtggagggaagcGATCAGCCCAGGATGATGCTCCGAGTCCTGGGAGGTCGTCCACAGACCAGCCGGCGCCACCAAAAGTCGCCAAGATCGGCTTTGGCCTGATAAGCCAGCCGGTCAAGAAGCCTAACCCTATCTCCATTAAGCTTGGTGCCAGT AAACCCAAAGAACCTGTGCCCACACTTCCAGCTAAgaaaccactgtcttcagtCTTCAACGAGGATGATGAT AGTGAGCCAGAGGAGATGCCACCAGAGGCGAAAATGAGGATGAAGAACATCGGCAG AGAAACCCCCACCTCTGCAGGTCCTAACTCCTTCAACAAGGGGAAACAGGGCTTCTCCGACCACCAGAAGCTCTGGGAGAGAAAGCTGAAGACCCAGTCCGACCACCAATCCTAG